The sequence below is a genomic window from Deltaproteobacteria bacterium.
GTTGCCATTTTTCCCGGCCTGGGATAGGGGCCGATCGAATGGCCCCAGCGGCCTCAACCCTACAACGCGTGAAATGTGATTATGCCCAGGAAAGCAGGACTGACGAAAGTGACGGTGTTTTCGGACTGGTGCAAGGGGTGTGGCATCTGCGTCGCCTTCTGCCCCTCCGAGGTCCTTGAACTCGGCCCCGACGGCAAGGCCCGGGTCGTCAGAGAGGACCAGTGCATCAACTGCGGATTCTGCGAACGACATTGCCCGGATTTCGCCGTCTCCGTCCGCCCAAAGCAGGAACCTGTCGGCCTGCCGCCGGACCTCGACCAGGCAGATCACTCCCGACGGAAAGACTGAACCGGGCCCTTGCGGCTCAAACCGGAATTGGAGCTGGCACACTGCATGGCAATCGCAAAAACAAAACCATTGGAACTGTTCGCCCAGGGCAACGAGGCCGTCGTCGAGGGCGCCCTTTTGGCCGGGTGCAGCTTTTTCGCCGGCTACCCCATCACCCCGTCCACGGAAATCGCCGAGGAAATGTCCAGGCGACTCCCTGGGATCCCCGATGGGGTCTTTATCCAGATGGAGGACGAGATCGCCAGCATGGGGGCCATCATTGGGGCCTCCCTTGCCGGACGCAAGGTCATGACTGCCACATCCGGACCGGGCTTCTCCCTCATGCAGGAACACATCGGCTACGCCTGCATGGCCGAGGTGCCCCTGGTCCTGGTCAACGTCATGCGTGGTGGACCGAGCACCGGTCTTCCAACCAGCCCGGCCCAAGGCGATGTCCAACAGGCCCGTTGGGGAACCCACGGTGACCATCCCGTCATCGTCCTCTCGGCATGCAACGTTCAAGAATGCCTTGAGATGACCGTCACGGCCTTTAACTTTGCCGAGAAATACAGAACCCCTGTTATTCTCCTCATCGACGAGGTCACAGCCCACACCAGGGAAAAAATCCAGGTCCCCTCGGCTTCGGCCTACACTATCCTCTCCAGAGTCCATCCGTCCATGCCTCCCGAATGGTACACGGCCTTCGAGGACACCATGAAAGGCGTGCCGTCCATGCCGCCCATCGGGTCCGGGTACAGATTCCATGTCACCGGGCTTACTCATGACTCCAAAGGCTTTCCGACCTCCAAGCCCGAAGAGGTCAATAACCTCATGACCAGGCTGTTCCGGAAAATCGACCAGTACTACTATGACATTCAGCTAACATCGGAATACCAGTGTGACGATGCCGAGATATGCGTCGTTGCCTACGGCAGTGTGGCCAGATCGGCAGAGTTGGCCGTGAGCCTGGCCAGATCCCGGGGCATTCCCGCCGGCATGCTCAAACTGAAAACCCTTTTTCCCTTCCCCCGTCCGGCCGTCGAGCGCATGGCCCGGCAATGTCGAACCGTCATCGTTCCCGAAATGAACATGGGGCAGATGTCTCGGGAAGTGAAAAGGGTGAACAACGGACAAACCCGTGTCCTGACCCTGAACCGGGTGGACGGGAACATCATCGCTCCCCAGGAAATCGAAAAAATGA
It includes:
- a CDS encoding 4Fe-4S dicluster domain-containing protein encodes the protein MPRKAGLTKVTVFSDWCKGCGICVAFCPSEVLELGPDGKARVVREDQCINCGFCERHCPDFAVSVRPKQEPVGLPPDLDQADHSRRKD
- a CDS encoding 2-oxoacid:acceptor oxidoreductase subunit alpha, whose protein sequence is MAIAKTKPLELFAQGNEAVVEGALLAGCSFFAGYPITPSTEIAEEMSRRLPGIPDGVFIQMEDEIASMGAIIGASLAGRKVMTATSGPGFSLMQEHIGYACMAEVPLVLVNVMRGGPSTGLPTSPAQGDVQQARWGTHGDHPVIVLSACNVQECLEMTVTAFNFAEKYRTPVILLIDEVTAHTREKIQVPSASAYTILSRVHPSMPPEWYTAFEDTMKGVPSMPPIGSGYRFHVTGLTHDSKGFPTSKPEEVNNLMTRLFRKIDQYYYDIQLTSEYQCDDAEICVVAYGSVARSAELAVSLARSRGIPAGMLKLKTLFPFPRPAVERMARQCRTVIVPEMNMGQMSREVKRVNNGQTRVLTLNRVDGNIIAPQEIEKMILQSHQS